Proteins encoded together in one Anguilla anguilla isolate fAngAng1 chromosome 9, fAngAng1.pri, whole genome shotgun sequence window:
- the LOC118234919 gene encoding latent-transforming growth factor beta-binding protein 3-like isoform X7 yields MNGGVCSSRTQCLCPPGFTGRLCQFRLRQMPEAQGAQGNKQHVYTVQVVPDAPSLGDNTGRQQMAQTHSVFTLPLAQGGGHHSSEVQFKVRVHHSSDTSVVIHSLDQSRSDVKRPTKPLPRLVHPTHKPRGRCFQETTSKQDCSSNPLPGLTNQEDCCGSVGNSWGQNKCYKCPPVLPYPGPQKLQNIIEDRGSTCPHGYKRLNRTHCQDINECTMQGVCQHGECLNTQGSFLCACKPGYVLDRTRCVVEPLVELGLCFRMMTRAGQCEHALPTELSQEMCCCTVGRAWGSRCERCPQDGTASFSKICPAGKGYSFQSYRGTLSFPPQILQILPNREPRPQIPKTEKGKRQQEAKFPVPRREVPVEATTPMQISTLSSHGPRIPKIIPKPTPPPIVRLYPERGAFEVAQTQVTQTDECRADRNICGHGECISGLSGFSCRCNAGYRLHARGKSCVDEDECDSDPCGPGRGSCINTMGSYRCRCLHGYKLMVHKGKLKCIDVNECSKPHTCGEGGRCVNFPGSYKCDCFTGYKSKSPRQPFCEDIDECRDPNACPNEQCENTPGSYDCVPCMPGHEVRGGVCYDIDECQNRDVCLNGRCENLRGTYRCLCNEGFLHESDSQGCRDIDECEDHRLCANGRCLNTEGSFICQCYPGYKPTKEGSHCEDINECERPANCQRGHCINTMGSYRCECQKGFMLVNGRRCQDIDECARDRGLCQPHGVCENKPGTYICVCNEGFASTQDKRSCEAEIEVYVDEKKECYLNLDDTVFCDSVLATNITKQECCCSIGVGWGDHCEIYPCPVYHSVEFHSLCPIGKGFYHQEGVTEYGLAVHRDIDECVLFSNEICKEGRCMNTQPGYECYCQQGFYYDSNLLECIDVDECHDESLCDNGRCINTRGSFYCSCNSPWAPDASKKKCVIPTVSGVDECQDPSNCKNGHCVDTSESFYCICSPPFILATDRNSCVTPEEQADVNECQDPSYCKNGRCVNTPGSFHCICAQPLTFSAALKQCVYDDRTAAHRDVCFLEVDEGLICTMPRKDIVVTYSQCCCHYGRGWGPECRTCPERNSAIFNRLCQMHLETESDGEGDSLAAFAHYNPAGDSSEEDSDECSCANGRCVRSYLGTMCECNPGFRMDHSRTRCVDIDECGEPGIRVNSCKNARCVNTMGSFKCLCKLGFAPARRTNMCVRTKTR; encoded by the exons ATGAACGGAGGAGTGTGCAGCTCACGCACTCAGTGTCTGTGCCCTCCTGGCTTCACGGGTCGGCTGTGCCAGTTTCGCCTGCGCCAGATGCCTGAAGCCCAGGGGGCACAGGGCAACAAGCAGCACGTCTACACCGTGCAGGTGGTGCCTGATGCTCCGAGCCTGGGCGACAACACAGGCCGGCAACAGATGGCACAAACCCACTCTGTCTTCACTCTGCCCCTGGCGCAAGGGGGCGGGCATCACTCCTCAGAAG tgcAGTTTAAGGTACGTGTCCACCACAGCTCAGACACCTCTGTTGTCATCCACTCCCTGGACCAGAGTAGATCAGATGTCAAGCGACCCACCAAGCCTTTGCCCCGCCTGGTGCACCCAACGCACAAACCCAGGGGGCGGTGCTTTCAGGAGACCACGTCCAAACAGGAT TGTAGCAGTAACCCCCTCCCTGGATTGACCAATCAAGAGGATTGCTGTGGCAGCGTGGGAAATTCCTGGGGGCAGAACAAATGCTACAAGTGCCCCCCTGTGTTGCCCT ACCCTGGACCCCAAAAACTCCAAAACATCATTGAGGACCGTGGCTCTACCTGCCCACACGGCTATAAGAGACTGAACAGAACCCATTGCCAAG ACATCAACGAGTGCACGATGCAGGGCGTGTGTCAGCACGGAGAGTGCCTGAACACGCAGGGCAGTTTCCTGTGTGCTTGCAAGCCCGGCTACGTCCTGGACAGGACAAGATGCGTGG TAGAGCCCCTGGTGGAGCTGGGGCTCTGCTTTCGCATGATGACGAGGGCGGGGCAGTGTGAGCACGCCCTGCCCACCGAGCTCTCTCAGGAGATGTGCTGCTGCACCGTGGGCAGGGCCTGGGGCAGCAGGTGTGAAAGGTGTCCCCAGGATGGCACAG CCTCTTTTAGCAAGATTTGTCCTGCAGGGAAGGGCTACTCCTTCCAGAGTTACAGAGGAACCCTGTCATTCCCGCCCCAGATCCTGCAGATCCTCCCAAACCGGGAACCGCGACCCCAGATCCCCAAGACTGAAAAGGGAAAGCGGCAGCAAG AAGCCAAGTTCCCA GTGCCCCGGAGAGAGGTTCCTGTGGAGGCGACCACCCCCATGCAGATCTCCACCCTCAGCAGCCATGGGCCCCGGATCCCTA AAATCATACCCAAACCGACTCCACCTCCCATAGTGAGGCTCTACCCAGAAAGAGGCGCCTTTGAAGTGGCACAGACACAGGTCACAC AGACGGACGAATGCAGAGCGGACAGGAACATCTGTGGCCATGGGGAGTGCATCAGCGGGCTCTCTGGGTTCAGCTGCCGCTGCAATGCAGGGTATCGACTCCATGCCCGGGGGAAGAGCTGCGTGG ATGAGGATGAATGTGATTCCGACCCCTGTGGCCCGGGGAGAGGCTCTTGTATCAACACCATGGGCTCCTATAGGTGCCGATGTCTCCACGGCTACAAGCTCATGGTCCACAAAGGAAAGCTCAAGTGTATTG ATGTGAATGAGTGTTCCAAGCCCCACACatgtggggagggagggcgcTGCGTCAATTTCCCTGGCTCTTACAAGTGCGACTGCTTCACGGGCTACAAAAGCAAGTCCCCTCGACAGCCGTTCTGTGAGG ACATTGATGAGTGCCGGGACCCCAACGCTTGTCCTAACGAACAGTGTGAGAACACGCCTGGCTCGTACGACTGCGTGCCGTGCATGCCCGGCCACGAGGTCCGAGGGGGTGTCTGTTACG ATATCGATGAATGCCAGAACAGAGACGTGTGCCTCAATGGACGGTGTGAGAATTTGAGAGGCACCTACCGCTGCCTGTGCAATGAAGGCTTCCTGCACGAGTCTGACAGCCAGGGCTGCAGAG ACATTGACGAGTGCGAAGACCACAGGTTGTGTGCCAACGGGCGCTGCCTCAACACTGAGGGGTCCTTCATTTGTCAGTGCTACCCAGGGTACAAGCCCACCAAGGAAGGGAGCCACTGTGAAG ATATAAATGAATGTGAGCGACCAGCAAACTGCCAGAGGGGGCACTGTATCAATACAATGGGATCCTATCGGTGTGAGTGCCAGAAGGGCTTCATGCTGGTCAACGGGAGGCGATGCCAAG ATATTGACGAGTGTGCCAGGGACAGAGGTCTCTGCCAGCCCCACGGAGTGTGTGAGAACAAGCCGGGCACGTACATCTGCGTCTGCAACGAGGGCTTTGCCAGCACCCAGGACAAGCGCAGCTGTGAGG CAGAGATTGAGGTGTATGTGGACGAAAAGAAGGAGTGCTACCTGAACCTGGATGACACGGTGTTCTGCGACAGTGTGCTGGCCACCAACATTACCAAGCAGGAGTGCTGCTGCTCCATTGGCGTGGGCTGGGGGGACCACTGTGAAATTTACCCCTGTCCCGTCTACCACTCAG TGGAGTTCCACTCTCTGTGTCCCATTGGGAAAGGGTTTTACCACCAGGAAGGTGTAACCGAGTATGGCCTGGCAGTTCACCGTG ATATTGATGAGTGCGTGCTCTTTTCCAATGAGATCTGCAAGGAGGGCCGGTGCATGAACACCCAGCCTGGATATGAGTGCTACTGCCAGCAGGGCTTCTACTACGACAGCAACCTGCTGGAGTGCATCG ATGTTGACGAATGCCACGATGAGTCGCTGTGTGACAACGGGCGATGCATCAATACCCGAGGGTCCTTCTACTGCTCATGCAACTCCCCTTGGGCCCCCGATGCCtccaaaaagaaatgtgtgatCCCCACTGTCTCGG GTGTGGACGAGTGTCAGGACCCCTCCAACTGTAAGAACGGGCACTGTGTGGACACCTCAGAGTCCTTCTACTGCATCTGCTCCCCACCCTTTATCCTTGCCACTGATCGCAACAGCTGTGTCACGCCAGAGGAACAGGCAG ATGTGAATGAGTGCCAGGACCCTTCGTACTGTAAGAACGGGAGGTGTGTCAACACACCTGGCTCCTTCCACTGTATCTGCGCTCAGCCTCTCACCTTCAGCGCTGCTCTGAAGCAGTGCGTCTACGACG acCGCACGGCTGCTCACAGGGACGTGTGTTTCCTGGAGGTAGATGAGGGCCTGATCTGCACCATGCCCCGGAAGGACATTGTGGTCACAtactctcagtgctgctgccacTACGGGCGTGGTTGGGGGCCTGAATGTCGCACCTGTCCAGAAAGGAACTCAG CGATCTTCAACCGTCTGTGTCAGATGCACTTGGAAACAGAGTCTGACGGTGAGGGCGATTCCTTGGCAGCTTTCGCCCACTACAATCCAG CAGGGGACAGCTCAGAAGAAGACTCAGATGAGTGCAGCTGTGCGAATGGCCGCTGTGTACGGTCCTACCTGGGCACCATGTGCGAGTGTAACCCAGGATTCCGGATGGACCACTCTCGCACCCGCTGCGTAG ATATTGATGAGTGCGGCGAACCTGGCATCCGGGTGAATTCCTGTAAGAATGCCCGCTGTGTCAACACCATGGGCTCCTTCAAGTGCCTCTGCAAACTTGGCTTCGCTCCAGCGCGGCGGACgaacatgtgtgtgcgtacgaaGACCCGATAA
- the LOC118234919 gene encoding latent-transforming growth factor beta-binding protein 3-like isoform X9: MLRAWATTQAGNRWHKPTLSSLCPWRKGAGITPQKFKVRVHHSSDTSVVIHSLDQSRSDVKRPTKPLPRLVHPTHKPRGRCFQETTSKQDCSSNPLPGLTNQEDCCGSVGNSWGQNKCYKCPPVLPYPGPQKLQNIIEDRGSTCPHGYKRLNRTHCQDINECTMQGVCQHGECLNTQGSFLCACKPGYVLDRTRCVVEPLVELGLCFRMMTRAGQCEHALPTELSQEMCCCTVGRAWGSRCERCPQDGTASFSKICPAGKGYSFQSYRGTLSFPPQILQILPNREPRPQIPKTEKGKRQQEAKFPVPRREVPVEATTPMQISTLSSHGPRIPKIIPKPTPPPIVRLYPERGAFEVAQTQVTQTDECRADRNICGHGECISGLSGFSCRCNAGYRLHARGKSCVDEDECDSDPCGPGRGSCINTMGSYRCRCLHGYKLMVHKGKLKCIDVNECSKPHTCGEGGRCVNFPGSYKCDCFTGYKSKSPRQPFCEDIDECRDPNACPNEQCENTPGSYDCVPCMPGHEVRGGVCYDIDECQNRDVCLNGRCENLRGTYRCLCNEGFLHESDSQGCRDIDECEDHRLCANGRCLNTEGSFICQCYPGYKPTKEGSHCEDINECERPANCQRGHCINTMGSYRCECQKGFMLVNGRRCQDIDECARDRGLCQPHGVCENKPGTYICVCNEGFASTQDKRSCEAEIEVYVDEKKECYLNLDDTVFCDSVLATNITKQECCCSIGVGWGDHCEIYPCPVYHSVEFHSLCPIGKGFYHQEGVTEYGLAVHRDIDECVLFSNEICKEGRCMNTQPGYECYCQQGFYYDSNLLECIDVDECHDESLCDNGRCINTRGSFYCSCNSPWAPDASKKKCVIPTVSGVDECQDPSNCKNGHCVDTSESFYCICSPPFILATDRNSCVTPEEQADVNECQDPSYCKNGRCVNTPGSFHCICAQPLTFSAALKQCVYDDRTAAHRDVCFLEVDEGLICTMPRKDIVVTYSQCCCHYGRGWGPECRTCPERNSAIFNRLCQMHLETESDGEGDSLAAFAHYNPAGDSSEEDSDECSCANGRCVRSYLGTMCECNPGFRMDHSRTRCVDIDECGEPGIRVNSCKNARCVNTMGSFKCLCKLGFAPARRTNMCVRTKTR; this comes from the exons ATGCTCCGAGCCTGGGCGACAACACAGGCCGGCAACAGATGGCACAAACCCACTCTGTCTTCACTCTGCCCCTGGCGCAAGGGGGCGGGCATCACTCCTCAGAAG TTTAAGGTACGTGTCCACCACAGCTCAGACACCTCTGTTGTCATCCACTCCCTGGACCAGAGTAGATCAGATGTCAAGCGACCCACCAAGCCTTTGCCCCGCCTGGTGCACCCAACGCACAAACCCAGGGGGCGGTGCTTTCAGGAGACCACGTCCAAACAGGAT TGTAGCAGTAACCCCCTCCCTGGATTGACCAATCAAGAGGATTGCTGTGGCAGCGTGGGAAATTCCTGGGGGCAGAACAAATGCTACAAGTGCCCCCCTGTGTTGCCCT ACCCTGGACCCCAAAAACTCCAAAACATCATTGAGGACCGTGGCTCTACCTGCCCACACGGCTATAAGAGACTGAACAGAACCCATTGCCAAG ACATCAACGAGTGCACGATGCAGGGCGTGTGTCAGCACGGAGAGTGCCTGAACACGCAGGGCAGTTTCCTGTGTGCTTGCAAGCCCGGCTACGTCCTGGACAGGACAAGATGCGTGG TAGAGCCCCTGGTGGAGCTGGGGCTCTGCTTTCGCATGATGACGAGGGCGGGGCAGTGTGAGCACGCCCTGCCCACCGAGCTCTCTCAGGAGATGTGCTGCTGCACCGTGGGCAGGGCCTGGGGCAGCAGGTGTGAAAGGTGTCCCCAGGATGGCACAG CCTCTTTTAGCAAGATTTGTCCTGCAGGGAAGGGCTACTCCTTCCAGAGTTACAGAGGAACCCTGTCATTCCCGCCCCAGATCCTGCAGATCCTCCCAAACCGGGAACCGCGACCCCAGATCCCCAAGACTGAAAAGGGAAAGCGGCAGCAAG AAGCCAAGTTCCCA GTGCCCCGGAGAGAGGTTCCTGTGGAGGCGACCACCCCCATGCAGATCTCCACCCTCAGCAGCCATGGGCCCCGGATCCCTA AAATCATACCCAAACCGACTCCACCTCCCATAGTGAGGCTCTACCCAGAAAGAGGCGCCTTTGAAGTGGCACAGACACAGGTCACAC AGACGGACGAATGCAGAGCGGACAGGAACATCTGTGGCCATGGGGAGTGCATCAGCGGGCTCTCTGGGTTCAGCTGCCGCTGCAATGCAGGGTATCGACTCCATGCCCGGGGGAAGAGCTGCGTGG ATGAGGATGAATGTGATTCCGACCCCTGTGGCCCGGGGAGAGGCTCTTGTATCAACACCATGGGCTCCTATAGGTGCCGATGTCTCCACGGCTACAAGCTCATGGTCCACAAAGGAAAGCTCAAGTGTATTG ATGTGAATGAGTGTTCCAAGCCCCACACatgtggggagggagggcgcTGCGTCAATTTCCCTGGCTCTTACAAGTGCGACTGCTTCACGGGCTACAAAAGCAAGTCCCCTCGACAGCCGTTCTGTGAGG ACATTGATGAGTGCCGGGACCCCAACGCTTGTCCTAACGAACAGTGTGAGAACACGCCTGGCTCGTACGACTGCGTGCCGTGCATGCCCGGCCACGAGGTCCGAGGGGGTGTCTGTTACG ATATCGATGAATGCCAGAACAGAGACGTGTGCCTCAATGGACGGTGTGAGAATTTGAGAGGCACCTACCGCTGCCTGTGCAATGAAGGCTTCCTGCACGAGTCTGACAGCCAGGGCTGCAGAG ACATTGACGAGTGCGAAGACCACAGGTTGTGTGCCAACGGGCGCTGCCTCAACACTGAGGGGTCCTTCATTTGTCAGTGCTACCCAGGGTACAAGCCCACCAAGGAAGGGAGCCACTGTGAAG ATATAAATGAATGTGAGCGACCAGCAAACTGCCAGAGGGGGCACTGTATCAATACAATGGGATCCTATCGGTGTGAGTGCCAGAAGGGCTTCATGCTGGTCAACGGGAGGCGATGCCAAG ATATTGACGAGTGTGCCAGGGACAGAGGTCTCTGCCAGCCCCACGGAGTGTGTGAGAACAAGCCGGGCACGTACATCTGCGTCTGCAACGAGGGCTTTGCCAGCACCCAGGACAAGCGCAGCTGTGAGG CAGAGATTGAGGTGTATGTGGACGAAAAGAAGGAGTGCTACCTGAACCTGGATGACACGGTGTTCTGCGACAGTGTGCTGGCCACCAACATTACCAAGCAGGAGTGCTGCTGCTCCATTGGCGTGGGCTGGGGGGACCACTGTGAAATTTACCCCTGTCCCGTCTACCACTCAG TGGAGTTCCACTCTCTGTGTCCCATTGGGAAAGGGTTTTACCACCAGGAAGGTGTAACCGAGTATGGCCTGGCAGTTCACCGTG ATATTGATGAGTGCGTGCTCTTTTCCAATGAGATCTGCAAGGAGGGCCGGTGCATGAACACCCAGCCTGGATATGAGTGCTACTGCCAGCAGGGCTTCTACTACGACAGCAACCTGCTGGAGTGCATCG ATGTTGACGAATGCCACGATGAGTCGCTGTGTGACAACGGGCGATGCATCAATACCCGAGGGTCCTTCTACTGCTCATGCAACTCCCCTTGGGCCCCCGATGCCtccaaaaagaaatgtgtgatCCCCACTGTCTCGG GTGTGGACGAGTGTCAGGACCCCTCCAACTGTAAGAACGGGCACTGTGTGGACACCTCAGAGTCCTTCTACTGCATCTGCTCCCCACCCTTTATCCTTGCCACTGATCGCAACAGCTGTGTCACGCCAGAGGAACAGGCAG ATGTGAATGAGTGCCAGGACCCTTCGTACTGTAAGAACGGGAGGTGTGTCAACACACCTGGCTCCTTCCACTGTATCTGCGCTCAGCCTCTCACCTTCAGCGCTGCTCTGAAGCAGTGCGTCTACGACG acCGCACGGCTGCTCACAGGGACGTGTGTTTCCTGGAGGTAGATGAGGGCCTGATCTGCACCATGCCCCGGAAGGACATTGTGGTCACAtactctcagtgctgctgccacTACGGGCGTGGTTGGGGGCCTGAATGTCGCACCTGTCCAGAAAGGAACTCAG CGATCTTCAACCGTCTGTGTCAGATGCACTTGGAAACAGAGTCTGACGGTGAGGGCGATTCCTTGGCAGCTTTCGCCCACTACAATCCAG CAGGGGACAGCTCAGAAGAAGACTCAGATGAGTGCAGCTGTGCGAATGGCCGCTGTGTACGGTCCTACCTGGGCACCATGTGCGAGTGTAACCCAGGATTCCGGATGGACCACTCTCGCACCCGCTGCGTAG ATATTGATGAGTGCGGCGAACCTGGCATCCGGGTGAATTCCTGTAAGAATGCCCGCTGTGTCAACACCATGGGCTCCTTCAAGTGCCTCTGCAAACTTGGCTTCGCTCCAGCGCGGCGGACgaacatgtgtgtgcgtacgaaGACCCGATAA